In one window of Armatimonadota bacterium DNA:
- the folE gene encoding GTP cyclohydrolase I FolE yields MDAEKVRGLVRELLVEIGEDPEREGLMKTPTRIAAALSFLTSGYDADPKALINDAIFTQETNNMIIARDIEMYSMCEHHMLPFFGRCHIGYIPQGKVFGISKLARLVDMYARRLQIQERLTEQIARAVMDSINASGVGVIIEARHLCMMMRGVEKQNSVMTTSSVLGSFHNSVATRNEFLTLIARPRP; encoded by the coding sequence ATGGACGCTGAGAAAGTGCGAGGACTCGTCAGAGAGCTGCTGGTCGAGATCGGCGAGGATCCGGAGCGCGAGGGTCTGATGAAGACGCCCACGCGCATCGCCGCCGCGCTCAGCTTCCTGACCTCGGGGTACGACGCCGACCCGAAAGCGTTGATCAACGACGCGATCTTCACGCAGGAAACGAACAACATGATCATCGCGCGGGACATCGAGATGTACAGCATGTGCGAGCACCACATGCTGCCGTTCTTCGGCCGCTGCCACATCGGGTACATTCCGCAGGGCAAGGTCTTCGGCATCAGCAAGCTGGCACGATTGGTGGACATGTATGCCCGACGGCTGCAGATTCAGGAACGGCTCACGGAACAGATCGCCCGCGCCGTGATGGACTCGATCAATGCGTCCGGCGTCGGCGTCATCATCGAAGCGCGGCATCTGTGCATGATGATGCGCGGGGTAGAGAAGCAGAACTCGGTGATGACGACGTCGTCGGTGCTCGGGAGTTTCCACAACTCCGTGGCGACGCGGAACGAGTTCCTGACCTTGATCGCCAGACCCCGACCGTAG
- the folK gene encoding 2-amino-4-hydroxy-6-hydroxymethyldihydropteridine diphosphokinase: MARVFIGVGSNISPEQNVRRALRLLARDVRVIGVSTVYRTAALDRPEQPDFLNCVVEVETDIAPVELKHSVLRRVEGQLGRIRGDDKYAPRTIDLDVLVYDGLTVEADDLMIPDPDIERRPFLAVPLCELAPELVLPNSGRRVCDAADAFADHDMQALLEYTEIIRKDIEHGR, translated from the coding sequence ATGGCGCGCGTCTTCATCGGCGTCGGGTCGAACATCAGCCCGGAGCAGAACGTGCGGCGAGCGCTGCGACTGCTGGCGCGCGACGTGCGCGTCATAGGCGTTTCGACGGTCTACCGCACCGCGGCGCTCGACCGGCCGGAGCAGCCGGATTTCCTCAACTGCGTCGTCGAAGTCGAGACGGACATCGCACCCGTCGAACTCAAGCACTCGGTGCTGCGGCGCGTCGAGGGCCAGCTGGGGCGGATCCGTGGAGATGACAAGTATGCACCGCGCACGATAGATCTGGACGTGCTGGTGTATGACGGCCTCACGGTGGAAGCGGACGACCTGATGATCCCGGACCCGGACATCGAGCGCCGCCCATTTCTCGCCGTTCCGCTGTGCGAGCTCGCGCCGGAACTGGTGCTGCCGAATTCCGGCCGGCGCGTCTGCGACGCTGCCGACGCGTTCGCCGACCACGATATGCAGGCGCTGCTGGAGTACACGGAAATCATCAGAAAGGACATCGAACATGGACGCTGA
- the folB gene encoding dihydroneopterin aldolase gives MPLQRDSSPMDRILIRDLRARCILGINEDERREKQDVVINLVLSADLRKPGRSDQFEDAVDYRSLKKRILAMVENSQYYLVERLAERVAEMCLEHHPAVRRAQVTVEKPSALRFARSVGVEITRDRA, from the coding sequence ATGCCACTCCAGCGCGATAGCTCACCCATGGATCGCATACTGATCAGAGATCTCCGGGCGCGCTGCATTCTCGGGATCAATGAAGACGAGCGGCGCGAGAAGCAGGACGTGGTGATCAACCTCGTGCTGTCCGCGGATCTGCGCAAGCCGGGCCGGAGCGACCAGTTCGAGGACGCGGTCGACTATCGTTCCCTCAAGAAGCGCATTCTCGCAATGGTGGAGAACTCGCAGTACTACCTGGTCGAACGGCTGGCGGAGCGCGTCGCGGAGATGTGCCTGGAGCATCATCCCGCTGTACGGCGGGCGCAGGTCACGGTGGAGAAACCGTCCGCCCTGCGCTTCGCGCGCAGCGTCGGGGTCGAGATCACGCGCGACCGGGCTTGA
- a CDS encoding SDR family oxidoreductase, with amino-acid sequence MTEPIAGKTALITGAERRIGRATALALAEAGVHVVVHHLGADEAAAEVVAEAESRGVRAWAMAADFAKAEGSEALVARAREAAGSLDILVNNASIFPPDTLDTVAFDAVVANVRVNAWAPLVLSREFARRVGKGKIVNLLDASLGAHATSHAAYALSKHMLGMLTRMTALEFAPDITVNAVAPGLILPPPGEDEAYLVDRAQTVPLRRHGDAQDIADAILFLVTSRFVTGQVIYVDGGAHLGEPGSGSPLG; translated from the coding sequence ATGACTGAACCAATTGCAGGCAAGACGGCTCTCATCACCGGCGCGGAGCGGCGAATCGGGCGCGCGACGGCGCTCGCGCTGGCCGAGGCGGGAGTACATGTCGTCGTGCATCATCTCGGCGCGGACGAGGCGGCGGCCGAGGTCGTGGCTGAAGCCGAATCGCGCGGGGTCAGGGCGTGGGCGATGGCGGCCGACTTCGCGAAGGCCGAGGGCAGCGAGGCCCTCGTCGCCCGTGCGCGCGAGGCCGCCGGCAGCCTGGATATTCTGGTAAACAACGCCTCCATCTTCCCGCCGGACACGCTCGACACTGTGGCTTTTGACGCGGTAGTCGCAAACGTCCGCGTGAATGCATGGGCGCCGTTGGTCCTGAGCCGGGAGTTCGCACGGCGCGTCGGCAAGGGCAAGATCGTGAATCTCCTCGACGCGAGCCTCGGCGCGCACGCCACCTCGCACGCGGCGTACGCGCTGAGCAAGCACATGCTCGGGATGCTGACGCGCATGACCGCTCTCGAATTCGCGCCGGACATCACGGTCAACGCCGTCGCGCCGGGATTGATCCTGCCGCCGCCGGGCGAAGACGAGGCGTACCTCGTTGACCGAGCGCAGACCGTTCCGCTCAGACGTCACGGCGACGCGCAGGATATCGCCGACGCCATTCTGTTTCTCGTCACGTCCCGCTTCGTGACCGGTCAGGTGATATACGTGGACGGCGGCGCGCACCTGGGCGAGCCCGGCAGCGGGTCGCCACTTGGTTGA
- a CDS encoding 4a-hydroxytetrahydrobiopterin dehydratase: MTLAEQDAEPISADTKPLSRQEAERLAAEVPKWTVREGAIEREFRFSDFAEAMEFVNEVARMAQKQDHHPDIHVSYDRVRLEFSTHKIGGLSQNDFICAAKVDLLA; encoded by the coding sequence ATGACACTGGCCGAGCAGGACGCCGAACCGATCTCTGCGGATACGAAGCCGCTGTCGCGGCAGGAAGCGGAGAGACTCGCCGCGGAGGTGCCGAAGTGGACCGTGCGGGAAGGGGCGATCGAGCGCGAGTTCCGCTTCAGCGATTTCGCGGAGGCGATGGAGTTCGTCAACGAGGTCGCACGGATGGCGCAGAAGCAGGATCACCACCCCGACATCCATGTTTCGTATGATAGGGTGCGACTAGAGTTCTCGACGCACAAGATCGGCGGGCTGTCGCAGAACGATTTCATCTGCGCGGCGAAGGTGGATCTGCTGGCGTAA